Sequence from the Castanea sativa cultivar Marrone di Chiusa Pesio chromosome 12, ASM4071231v1 genome:
ATTTTCAGCGGCGGTTTtagtctattgcggcgggcataaaaccgccgctataggccCGTTCGAATTTGTTTCAAATGACTTTTAGCGGCGGGTCGTGCCCGCCGCTATTGTGTTCACCTTtagcggcggtcaaaaagcgccgcaataggttcccattttatctattaaatgggaacctattgcggcgctttttgcccgccgctataggttcaaACATATCGCggcggtcaaaaagcgccgcaataggttcccatttaatagataaaatgggaacctattgcggcgctttttgaccgccgctataggttctttttttttttttttttccagtgggCTTTGAAACTACTGTTTACATCAATTACAAGAGACAACCTGTTTCAAAGAACCTGTTTTGCATCAAATATATTGTTGAAACCTGTTACAAAGAACCTATAGTAGTTTTTCTACTAACACAATAccacaaatataattaattaacaacaccacaaatgtctccaaactaacGTAATATTTGCATAGAAATATATTCTCAAATACATAACATTGTCCATAACCACcatcataaaattaacaaaaaaagatgtgGTCTTTTGAGTAAAACAACCATTCAAATTAAGCTAATACAATAATCAAAGTTCCAAAGTGTTTAACAAATATCcttcaacacttgcaaaaaatgcTTCCTCATTCTTCCATAGTTCTTTGTTCACAAAAAAGTCGTCGAACAccaaaataaaacttataagcTTCTTGGTTGATAGGATGCGGCTGACGATTTTGGCAGACTTGGAGAATGTTCGGCCAAAGGAACATCCTACATACAAAGTATGGTTACTCAATTAGTACGTataaatagaatagaatgacaAGAAAACAAATAACCACCAATTCCAAACATCTCTAGTTTAACAAAAAATGGAGCATAATCCTCCATTTGATTTGACTGAGAAATTGGGTAATTATACATTTTAAATGTATTAACTATTAATAGCAGATTAATGTTACTATCATCATTCagcccaaaataaataaataaaaagggaaaaaaatatatatagattaaagaCAATGACAGGACTCGAATAAGGGACCTGCTTGTCTCTTTCTATAAAAGAAAATCGATCTCCGTCACTGGCCAGGCAGCCAGAGTACTTTGTCATGTGGTGCAAGGTTGTTTACAAAACCTCATTAATGAAAAATGTGGGTGCAAACAACCAATCAATCAACGCCAACACACAGTACATTTGTCTAGTTTCACTTCAGAGAGAGTTAAAATATCTATTCCTTCCTTTTGGTCAGCGAAGACAATAGCCACTCGATGAGATCAGATCAGTGACTTGTTAACAAAGCAAAACATATGCTCTAGCCACACCagaaaatttaactttttttggTCCACTTTATCCTATCATTGCCTATATTTGTCTATACATTTAACAAAAAATGTTATCCCACTAGTCAATATTGCATTTTCAACAAGtgttgcttaattttttttttaatttttaatatttatcttacaactaaacttttaagttcaattttgtattctttctaaaaaaatgcattttcattctttctaaaataaaaatgtcttCAAAACATTGACTAAGTCTTTGTTCATATACCTGATTGCATTGAGGAGACATCTGTTGAAGCATGCGAGCCACTCTTTGCTCCAATCTTTGCTCCATTCTTTGCTCCATTCTTTCCTCCATTCTTTCCTCCATTCTTTGCTCCATTTCTTCGAATTGACTAAGTTTTTGCTTCATTTCATCAAAACCCGCTAGTTTCTCCTCCATAGTAGCCAAGGAAGCCTTCAGTTGTGCAACTTCATTGTCCCTAGCTTGACTTGAGTGTATTTCAATGTCTGTGAGAACGCTCTTGCTACTTCGACCACTTGGGGTTGGACCAAATCCCACCCCACGAACACGACCTTTACGCTCCTTACCCATCACTTTGGCAAACACATCATCTGGTGACCATGCAATACTACCACTCGTGTCAGATGACTGCAATTGATTCGAAGATATCTCCAACAATTCCTTCATTTTGTCCTGATATGTGTgtttgaacaaaacaaaaaaaagttagaaatcaTATTGTTAAAATGAccccatcatatatatatatatataggatgaGACATGGGATTTCAAAAAAGTTACACAAGTGGTAGTATTGTTTCTATATACAATATTGTTTCTTGAATTCCTATTTCGTTACCCCCATCTACAAGGGAGAAATTACTCACCATTTTTGCTTTCACTACAGGGTTAACTGCAGTTCCATCTTTACGAGTATGTAGTACTTGATATAATACTGCACGCTCTATAGGTTGTCCGTCCGTTTTTGCCTACATTATGAACAACATATTTATGTAATGATGATACAAAGTTCCACATAAACTTTAGGAGAAATCCAAATCATTTAAAAAGGGTTATAATACTTATTACCTTTTTTGCAGCATGCACAGCATAGCTACAAGAGCCAGCAGTATGTAACTCATCCTGTTTAGAGCGACGGTCCTTATTCTTCTCTGACTGTATCTACATTCAACAAAATACTAATAGTTATATACAGTATGCTTTAAGGATCTAAAGCTACCTTTAGCTAAAGTCAAATCTATGAAATATCATTTGGTATCTATTGGCAACACCTATAAAAGAATGAGAGGAACTAcatgatgataaagagtaacAATTTGATAATTAAAGCTTCACTTGTAGCAATTTAATGGACATCAAAATATTAAACACCACACAGTTGCCTTTGTTTTTGAACCTTGATACAAACTAGCATTTACCACCTCCAAAACTTCTaccaaattaaacaaaaatgaaatatgaaaCAAAACTTCTCATATATACCAGTTTCACAACAAACCtacataaaattaacaaatccTATCTGAAAGCAATCCAATATGTATTCTTTTAATTTCTCAATAATCATTCTCCTTTTGGTATGATCCATGATGGAAAAGAGAGATAAAACAAACATACCACTGCATCATCAGTATACCAATGATCGACAAGTATATCCCAATCTTCTAGTATGCATCCCTTGGGTGGGTTGTTCTTTACTCgtgttttgtttcttgaatGAGGTATATAATGTCGTTTCTTCATCCTAGGCTTATAATCCCTCCAAGCCTTCCCAATTTTTTGCAAGGTAAATGCCTTCAGAGCCTCATCTGCAATAGGATTAACAGGAACACTGTATTTATGCTACAATCAAATAGTTGAGTTATCAAATTACAAATGTGTTCATgctaaattaattatataaaacttaatACAAAATATGATAATTAGAAGTATTATAACTTCTTTAATACCTCTACAACACGCCAACACTCTTCTTTAAATTCTTCTGGCATGTTCTTCCAATTAAGATATCTAATCGGGCACATGTGTGGTTTCTGCGCAATTGTACCCAAGAAACCAGTGAAAGTCCTTGCCCCATCATCAACAGGCTGATGCAAACTATTTAGTGACAACTCAATTTCTTCGTCATCAGGAAGATCCCAAACATCCAAGTACTTGCTTGCCCCGCGAGTGACACGTACAGCTGGTTGCACATCTAAATTTTGAAGGAGACAATATCAAccaatgtcaaataacaaagcGTGAAAATCATCTAATAGGATGAGTCTAAATATTCTATTAAACAAATGGTCATTACTTTTCTTATGACCAATTAAAAACtttagttcaattaaaaaattaaaccatgcAAAAGTCCATTTGTTtcatgaaatttaatataaggGTTCACAACTTACATGCCCATACCTTGTGTATAAATGGTAAACTATTAAGTAAAAAGCTCATACCTTGTGTAGAAGCTTCATGCGTTTCTTGGTCCCTCACTTCATCCGCATCTTGTGAAGAAGCTCTTTCCAATGTTAAACTCTTAGAATGCGTGCGTAGATTTGTCTTTCGCCTTCCCATTTCAAGTGTCGAAGTCTGAAATATCTATATTAATTATAATGGGCAGATAAACTCCTTAATAGAAAAAAAGGTCTATTAAAATATCTATAATAATACTAAAAGAGTGAAGCCATTAAAAGTTATTGTGGTAATTAAAAAGAGGTTAAGACCACTGCAGCAACTTAatttgaacaagaaaaaaataataataaagaaagaaaagatcgAATATAATTTAGTGGAGATCTTAACATATGCTTTTCAATGTGAGAAGAGAGTTACTGCAAACTGAGGTAGGAAAATGTCATATCATAAAGGTTTGCTACAAAAAATGTAGGAAAGCACTGAGAGTTAAATACCTATAGTTTCTTATATAGATACAATCATTTAAATTGTGTTCCCACAGAGAAATGATGTATtctattgaaaaaatatatatatatatatatatatatatatatatatatatatatatagaacctatatatatatgaaatgttTGTTAGAATAAAAGTAAAGCgattacatttattattttctaataaattaaaccattaaaaaaattggtgttATGTTGCTTAACCTATTGAAAAAAGTATCTTCTCAAAAACTAAATTGAAAAAggtaatcatatatatatatatatatatatattagttagttaaaataaaagtttagtgattaaatttattattttctaatagattaaactattaaaaaaaaaaagtgttgctTGGTTGCTTAACCTGTTGAAAAAAGTATCTtctcactcaaaaaaaattgtagcgtAATGTTAGGAATTTAGGCTTGAAGAGTTTTATTATTAATTCCTATatgatttattttcatttgttaaaaagaagtaAGGTTTAAATCCATCATCTACTCATTGTAATAGTTATTGAACTACtgtctaaattaaaaaaataaaaaaaaaactggacaAAGCTTCCTTCGTGATGTTGTTGTTTTGAATTCAAGGCTATGCTGTGGTGTGGTGTtgaattcaaaacaaaacaaaacaaaacaaaaaggaaagaaagaaaaagcgTGGAATTAGCAAAGAAGAGGGttgacaaaataaaaagaagatgagaTGCTGAATGATGCAGTATGAAAAGGCAGCGACAGCAAATGAAAAGAAGATCCGAATCACAAAGCAGCATCTTCTTTCCTTAAACCCCCACCACTACCACTACCAGCCACCCCCAAAACACAACTAATCTGCACGTGCCAGCTTTCACGGTTCCATTCCAACTCACTAATGCTGCaattattttggatttattatatatatatatatatatctctgtTTTCTGTTCCtgtttttccttataaaaatataCTACTAAAAAATAACCACCTATCCAACGGTCTCTCCCTCTtcctgttttgttttttaattcttgttttTAACTCCCTactctaaattaaaataataaaaagaaaaacaaaaaaaatttgggacaCACATTTTCTAACTTCAATGGCatcttaaaaacaaaacaacaaaaaaaaaaaagtttgcaagacacacattttcttttttggaagaCTGGGTATGAGTTGTGTTTCTAACTTCATACCAAGTGAAGTAGTAACATAAAATTTTTGGAAGAACTATTGATTGGTGGTTGGTCATCTCTTAGCATATGGTCTGAGTTCAACCCTGTTGGTAACCAAAGTCGTTTTAGCAATTATGATGGTCTTATAGATTAGTCAAGTGCTGAAAGAGTCCGAATTTCCAGAActtaagcaaaaaataaaagctcCTACAAGCTTTGAAGATAAATGAGGTTCTAAAAATTCATTGTTAAATGAGTGGTTTGAATTTTGACTCTCCATCAACAATTTAAATAGATGCCGAAATAGTGTTAATTGTTTGAATGCATTGATGtggaaaaattgaaattactcATTTAACAATGAATGCTTAGGATTTTAAGAACTCTATGGTTATAACACTACTGAAAGTCTGAACAAAAACAGAATATCATGCACACTGTCAAATTGTAGTACTTTCAAAAAGTAGCAAGACCAAATACCATACTTTACTAAAAACATAAACCAATATTGTGGCTTCTTCAATGTGTGAACCCCTTTATTTATAACCTTTTTCCACCCATAATTCTCTTCCAAAATAGACCTTAAAGTATAAGAGGATTAAGAAAACTGACCAAAGAAACTTGGTAAATTACACTATGAATTAGGCAAAACAAATACTTCTATTATTcacaaattgaaaaagaaatcatttcAATTGAGTTAAGTACTGTATAAAGCCTtgaattattgaattttctCATGTGACTGCATGATAGATTCTCTACTGATCATCTCAACTTGCTGAAATTTCAtggtatttaaatattataaatggtTGCAATTCTCTACTTATCACCACAATTCACAGATTAGCAAAGTAAACtaacaaatttaatttaaacataACAATTTAAAACCTTCAAAACTGGTTACAATTCCTTTTACTATTGTTACACTTTTGTTTCATAGTACTAAAAAGATTCTCAATGAATTTTCAAGAACAGCATACAAcatgaaaaacccaaaaaaccaaatattGTACAACATGAAAAACCCCACAATTTCAATCCCCCTTACAAATAAAACTATTGATTGGCAGAAGAGGATTTTGTTAAGCAAGCACAAACCTGAATTGAGTCCAATTCAACTTTCCGTAAATTGTTCTCAACCCCCTTTGTATACTCTCTTAATTTCGTACCTTCAGATAGTACGTTTGCAACTACCAACATTATTAAAGAGATGGGGGGAATCATTAATACATAAACCtctaaaaatacacatgaatccttttttttgtttggtaagcaACAAAAACCAATTTACATAATAAAACATGATGAAAATGTACAaggagaaagcaaaagaaataaaataaacaaagaattGCAGCTTAAAGGAGAGTTGATAAAACAAATATGTATCTAAAGGAATGAATTTTCAAAGGAAATGATATGGAATTACTTACATCGTCATTTTTGCATTCTTCCAGTTCTTGCTCTAGGCCATCCAATGATATATCATCACTGTCAAACATGAAAACCAAATGTATTTTCAAGATGCCATATTCAAACTGGAGGCGGATGAACCGGGTAATGTCATCATATAACAGGAATGAGCATATAACGTATTCGTAAATGAATCAAGACTATGCAGAAACATAAGGATGAATCATACCTAACATTTGCAGATTAGAGAAACGTTTGAACACAGCATAAAGAAAACAAAGCTCATTCAATGTCCACAATTAACTGGCAAGGATCCTGCCAAAGGCCCTCATGTCAGCAAAGCAATACAAATGCTTGCCATAGAGTTCCACTTATtgattatatacatatatataagaaattttattgagaaaagACTATTTCATGATCAAAGGACACAAAGGAgataaaataattagaaaaaaagaattatgagctccacttatttaaattttaaaaaaaatcatcaaaaataataataataataataataaggcacattttcttctaaaattttGCACAGTATCTTAACATAATGGTTTTTTTAGTTTCCGAAAACAACACAttgatttaaaacttttaaaaaaatattcaacaaatGCCCAGcatatttcttattttgagaAGTCAAAAATGCAATGAATGTCATCTTCAGGGTACTTTTGCGGGTTCTGCAAACGGAAACAAAGTCCACAAAAGGTCACATATCTACAGTTCTGTAAGCTATAAATGAAACTGCTAGACTAAAATCCAAACAGAAAATGGGCTGCCAACACAGGATGACCAAGTTGCATTAAAAGCAAGAAGCGAACAACAAAATCAAGAATCAAAGACAAATTTCCAAGACTGCAATAAAGTACACAGATTCATTGAAATCAAGAAAGCAACAATAAAAACACGGAAGGAagacaaaatatcaaaatccctaaaacaaaaatcaaaacaaacaatttaaaaaacttactgTTAGTCGGCCTTGTGAGAGTGTcttgagtgagattgagagtgagagagagagagggagagacctAAGGCAGCGCCGGTGATGGAGGACTGGGCTTTGTTGGCACCGATTCTTCTCTATCGACAAATGCCTGCAAACCCATACCAAAATCAGTGAATCAAACTATACTCTACCACAACAATCAACTAATTTGCAGAAGTCATCAATCATCAACTGTTTAGGTCACATTGCTAGATTTCCATATTCAAATCTTGTGAAAATAACGAAACAAAGGACCCTCAAGTCATGAGTTATTGATTTCCATCAGTGCCTCACAACAAGAGGTGTAGATAAACTATACTCTCTAAGATTACAACTACAGGTGTAGACAGACTAGGTAAAAGTAATTAGTTACACACGCACCCATGAAGCCACGACCTCACCCTCCAGCCTATTCTATTCTTTATGGATGGAGAAAGTGCCATTTGAACAAGAGCTCATTGGCAATGATTGTCAAAAACATAAAGCTGCAGAAGCTCAGATCTTACTGAAACAGTCTTTAATGATAAACAATCCCACAGCTAAGCACCACCTAGCATTAAAACCAAACTGCTTTAGGTGCCACATACCCAACCACTTTGC
This genomic interval carries:
- the LOC142620904 gene encoding uncharacterized protein LOC142620904; the protein is MGRRKTNLRTHSKSLTLERASSQDADEVRDQETHEASTQDVQPAVRVTRGASKYLDVWDLPDDEEIELSLNSLHQPVDDGARTFTGFLGTIAQKPHMCPIRYLNWKNMPEEFKEECWRVVEHKYSVPVNPIADEALKAFTLQKIGKAWRDYKPRMKKRHYIPHSRNKTRVKNNPPKGCILEDWDILVDHWYTDDAVIQSEKNKDRRSKQDELHTAGSCSYAVHAAKKAKTDGQPIERAVLYQVLHTRKDGTAVNPVVKAKMDKMKELLEISSNQLQSSDTSGSIAWSPDDVFAKVMGKERKGRVRGVGFGPTPSGRSSKSVLTDIEIHSSQARDNEVAQLKASLATMEEKLAGFDEMKQKLSQFEEMEQRMEERMEERMEQRMEQRLEQRVARMLQQMSPQCNQDVPLAEHSPSLPKSSAASYQPRSL